One Thermosipho atlanticus DSM 15807 DNA window includes the following coding sequences:
- a CDS encoding transcription repressor NadR — MKENLKKILEILSKSKGPVKGKELAEYLGVSRQAIVQYISILKTQNYKVVSTRDGYILEDSSGKIRKMVAVKHSIDDIYNELVSIVNAGGTVVNVIVEHPLYGEITGRLDISTMDDVSKFIALMESTHARPLLELSGGIHIHTIETPDKDTMKKVLEAISDYLIKEVHI, encoded by the coding sequence ATGAAAGAAAATTTAAAAAAGATTTTGGAAATTTTGTCCAAATCAAAAGGTCCTGTAAAAGGGAAAGAACTTGCTGAGTATCTAGGTGTGAGTAGACAAGCTATAGTTCAATATATTTCGATTCTTAAAACTCAAAATTACAAGGTTGTTTCTACAAGGGATGGTTATATCTTAGAAGATTCTAGTGGAAAAATAAGAAAAATGGTAGCGGTGAAGCACTCTATTGATGATATCTACAATGAATTAGTTTCAATAGTAAATGCTGGAGGAACAGTTGTAAATGTAATAGTAGAGCATCCACTTTATGGGGAAATCACTGGAAGATTGGATATTAGTACTATGGATGATGTGTCAAAGTTTATAGCTTTAATGGAATCAACGCATGCCAGACCGTTATTAGAGCTTTCTGGTGGAATACATATACACACGATTGAAACTCCTGATAAAGATACAATGAAAAAAGTTTTAGAAGCAATTAGTGATTACCTTATTAAGGAGGTGCACATATGA
- a CDS encoding MFS transporter → MFEKDIQFRKFQLYGFLKNLRFFEPFLILFLLSSGLSYLQIGVLYSIKSVATNILEIPTGIVADLYGRKKAMLFSMSSYIVSFFIFYFSYSFVLYIFAMILFAFGEAFRTGTHKAMIFDYLKLKNIENLKVQYYGSTRAASQLGSAINSLLAAAIVFLSGDYRKIFAFTIIPYVLNFINLATYPKELDKLEMKKSKKATLKDFITAVANVRVLRVILNTSSYSAVFKSLKDYLQPILETFALTLPIFVSLNDEKRSSIVIGVVYFVLYLLTSYASKNSWKINRKGSTIALNLTLLLGALSILFAGLTYMFKFYVISIVIFVVLYIIENLRRPISVSYISENVKSDALASVLSVESQTTTFLTAVFSVIAGYFADKYGIGQAITISGVILIGISLLVGIKEK, encoded by the coding sequence GTGTTTGAAAAGGATATTCAGTTTAGAAAGTTCCAATTATATGGTTTCCTAAAAAACTTGAGATTTTTTGAACCTTTTTTGATACTTTTTCTTTTAAGCAGTGGTCTAAGTTATTTGCAAATAGGTGTACTGTATTCAATAAAGAGTGTTGCTACTAATATTTTGGAAATTCCTACTGGAATAGTTGCTGATTTGTATGGGCGAAAAAAAGCAATGCTTTTTTCAATGAGTTCATATATTGTTTCTTTTTTTATATTTTACTTTTCTTATTCTTTTGTTTTATATATTTTTGCAATGATATTATTTGCTTTTGGAGAAGCTTTTAGGACAGGTACACACAAAGCAATGATTTTTGATTATTTAAAATTAAAGAATATAGAAAATTTGAAAGTACAATATTATGGTTCTACCAGGGCAGCATCTCAATTGGGTTCAGCAATTAATTCATTGCTAGCTGCAGCAATTGTCTTTTTGAGTGGTGATTACAGAAAAATTTTTGCTTTTACAATTATTCCTTATGTTTTAAATTTTATAAATTTAGCAACGTATCCAAAAGAACTTGATAAATTGGAAATGAAGAAATCAAAAAAAGCTACTTTAAAGGATTTCATTACTGCTGTAGCAAATGTAAGAGTTTTGAGAGTAATATTAAATACTTCTTCATATTCCGCTGTATTTAAAAGTTTAAAAGATTACTTACAGCCAATTCTTGAAACTTTTGCTTTAACACTTCCTATTTTTGTAAGTTTAAATGATGAGAAGAGGTCGTCAATAGTAATTGGCGTAGTATATTTTGTATTGTATTTATTGACTTCATATGCTTCTAAAAATTCGTGGAAAATTAATAGAAAAGGGTCTACAATAGCTTTAAATTTAACATTGTTACTAGGAGCTTTGTCTATTTTATTTGCTGGTTTAACTTATATGTTTAAATTTTATGTTATATCAATTGTTATCTTTGTGGTTTTATACATTATTGAGAATCTAAGAAGGCCAATATCAGTGTCGTATATTAGTGAAAATGTAAAATCAGATGCATTAGCGTCTGTTCTATCAGTGGAATCGCAAACAACGACGTTTCTTACAGCGGTGTTTTCAGTGATTGCAGGTTATTTTGCTGATAAATATGGAATTGGACAAGCAATCACAATATCAGGAGTAATTTTAATAGGTATATCATTATTGGTTGGTATTAAAGAAAAGTAA
- a CDS encoding MFS transporter, giving the protein MKIDEVVGKLVTRKHQKRLLLVTSILWMIGAAGVMVMPFAIPDISKEWALSTTLSSSLISSVFLGMLVGALSSGLVLDYVGRKVGTIIYLLISVIFTVFFGISISYNTAMFLRFLSGVGYGGLLPAVNTYLSEYTSIKLRGRYLVLLEASWAIGSILIALFAVTIGEKLGWRWNFYIFILGIFSLIPLSFERETPKYIFKKYGKKKLEEIFGRVKGEIEPIEEVKITYKALFSKSHIKKTIVVIVSWFVVSFVYYALFSWAPKIFVAQLGITITKAKWFTFYIYLAQLPGYLSVAYLIEKWGRKPTLTTYFIAMGLSALLLPFVSGNISFLIIMLIISFFTLGVWGLVYAYTPELFPTSFRGTANGLAGSIARIAGIIAPYFTGYFVDKSIFIALLIIAILAGVSGITVLLLGKETKEMSVN; this is encoded by the coding sequence ATGAAAATAGATGAGGTAGTTGGGAAACTTGTTACGAGAAAACATCAGAAAAGATTATTATTGGTAACTTCGATACTTTGGATGATTGGGGCAGCTGGGGTTATGGTTATGCCGTTTGCTATTCCTGATATTTCGAAGGAGTGGGCTTTAAGTACAACGTTAAGTAGTTCGTTGATCAGCTCTGTTTTTTTAGGTATGCTAGTAGGTGCATTAAGTTCTGGGTTAGTTTTAGATTACGTTGGAAGAAAGGTTGGAACGATTATTTATCTTTTGATCTCTGTTATTTTCACAGTGTTTTTTGGTATTTCAATTTCGTATAATACAGCTATGTTTTTAAGATTTTTGTCTGGAGTTGGGTATGGTGGACTGCTTCCGGCAGTAAATACTTATCTTTCCGAGTATACTTCGATAAAACTTAGGGGGAGGTATTTGGTACTTCTAGAAGCAAGTTGGGCTATCGGAAGTATTTTAATTGCTTTATTTGCTGTTACAATTGGAGAAAAGTTAGGTTGGAGATGGAATTTTTATATTTTCATTTTAGGAATATTTTCATTAATTCCTTTATCTTTTGAACGAGAAACCCCAAAATATATTTTCAAAAAATATGGTAAGAAAAAATTGGAAGAAATATTTGGAAGAGTTAAAGGGGAAATAGAACCAATTGAAGAGGTAAAAATCACATACAAAGCATTATTTAGTAAAAGTCATATCAAAAAGACAATAGTTGTTATTGTTTCATGGTTTGTAGTAAGTTTTGTGTATTATGCTTTGTTTTCTTGGGCACCTAAAATTTTTGTTGCTCAACTTGGTATAACTATTACTAAAGCAAAATGGTTTACGTTCTATATTTACTTGGCCCAACTTCCCGGTTATTTATCTGTAGCATATTTAATTGAAAAATGGGGTAGAAAACCTACATTAACAACTTATTTTATAGCTATGGGTTTAAGCGCTTTACTTCTTCCTTTTGTTTCGGGAAATATTTCATTCTTAATAATAATGTTGATAATTTCGTTTTTTACATTGGGAGTTTGGGGACTTGTGTACGCTTATACTCCTGAACTTTTTCCAACATCATTTAGAGGAACAGCAAATGGATTGGCTGGTTCAATTGCAAGAATTGCCGGAATAATTGCACCGTATTTTACAGGATATTTTGTTGATAAGTCCATTTTTATTGCTTTGCTGATTATTGCTATTTTAGCGGGAGTATCGGGTATAACTGTTTTGCTCCTTGGAAAAGAAACAAAAGAAATGTCTGTAAACTAA
- a CDS encoding glycerate kinase type-2 family protein, whose protein sequence is MNLKILARKFVEQVIIEVLPDKLVKDKLNELDIKGSVYVLSIGKAAWRMAKAASEVLNVKYGIVITKYNHSLGPIEHFEIFEAGHPIPDENSLKATKYAIEKLSGLSENDHLIFLVSGGGSALFEYPEDGINFEEIQDITRQLLKSGADIVEINTIRKRLSKVKGGKFAKIIFPARITALVLSDVLGDRLESIASGPAYPDIMTKEDAKKIIKKYNLKISEKVMKAIEKETPKQIENATHYIIGSVELACKTLEKFANKEGFNTYILTTQLNCEAKEAGRFVASIAKSIDQTSFITPACIIFGGETVVEVKGKGKGGRNQELSLSAAIEIEGMDNVVVASVGTDGTDGPTDAAGGIIDGETVKKIKKFGKDPYEFLENNDSYNALLLAGDLLKTGPTGTNINDFGFILIK, encoded by the coding sequence ATGAATTTAAAAATTTTAGCGAGAAAATTTGTAGAACAGGTTATAATAGAAGTTCTACCGGACAAACTTGTAAAGGATAAATTAAATGAACTTGATATCAAAGGAAGTGTTTATGTTTTATCTATTGGAAAAGCAGCATGGCGAATGGCTAAAGCAGCTTCGGAAGTACTAAATGTCAAGTATGGAATTGTGATAACGAAATACAACCATTCATTAGGACCAATTGAACATTTTGAAATTTTTGAAGCTGGTCATCCAATTCCCGATGAAAATTCATTAAAAGCAACAAAATATGCTATCGAAAAATTGAGTGGTTTATCTGAAAATGATCATTTGATATTTTTAGTTTCAGGAGGCGGTTCGGCACTTTTTGAATATCCAGAAGATGGTATTAATTTTGAAGAGATTCAGGATATAACAAGGCAATTATTAAAGTCTGGTGCAGACATTGTGGAGATTAATACAATTAGAAAAAGACTTTCAAAAGTAAAAGGAGGAAAATTTGCAAAAATAATTTTTCCAGCAAGAATTACAGCCCTTGTTTTGTCTGATGTTTTAGGAGATAGACTTGAATCGATAGCTTCGGGCCCAGCATATCCAGATATTATGACAAAAGAAGATGCAAAAAAAATTATAAAAAAGTATAATTTAAAAATTTCGGAAAAAGTTATGAAAGCGATTGAAAAAGAGACACCAAAGCAAATTGAGAATGCAACACATTATATTATTGGAAGTGTTGAACTTGCATGCAAAACTTTAGAAAAATTTGCAAATAAAGAAGGATTTAATACATATATTTTAACTACACAACTGAATTGTGAAGCAAAAGAGGCAGGTAGATTTGTGGCAAGTATCGCAAAAAGTATAGATCAAACAAGTTTTATAACTCCTGCATGTATCATATTTGGGGGAGAAACTGTTGTAGAAGTAAAGGGTAAAGGAAAAGGAGGAAGAAATCAAGAGCTATCTCTTTCGGCTGCAATTGAGATAGAAGGGATGGATAATGTTGTTGTAGCCTCAGTAGGGACAGATGGAACGGATGGTCCAACAGATGCTGCAGGTGGAATTATAGATGGAGAGACGGTAAAAAAAATAAAGAAATTTGGGAAAGATCCTTATGAATTTTTGGAAAATAACGATTCTTATAACGCTCTTCTCTTAGCAGGAGATCTTTTGAAAACAGGACCCACTGGGACGAATATAAATGATTTTGGATTTATACTTATTAAGTAA
- a CDS encoding FKBP-type peptidyl-prolyl cis-trans isomerase, whose product MGVKIGDTVTLHYVGKFEDGEIFDSSFGGEPLEFVVGSNEVIPGFEEGVIGMEVGEKRTINIPVDKAYGPVKEELIFPVKKSNLPEEIEVGGYLEVQQPDGNGFIVKIADIKGDTVYLDANHPFAGKNLIFEVEVVSIK is encoded by the coding sequence ATGGGTGTTAAAATTGGAGATACTGTAACTCTTCATTATGTTGGAAAATTTGAAGATGGGGAAATTTTTGACAGTTCATTTGGGGGAGAGCCACTCGAATTTGTTGTGGGTAGTAATGAAGTAATACCAGGATTTGAGGAAGGCGTTATTGGTATGGAAGTAGGCGAAAAGCGAACAATAAATATTCCAGTTGACAAAGCATATGGCCCAGTAAAAGAAGAGTTGATTTTCCCGGTTAAGAAGAGCAATTTACCGGAAGAAATAGAAGTCGGCGGATATTTAGAAGTTCAACAACCTGATGGGAATGGTTTTATAGTTAAAATAGCAGATATAAAAGGTGATACGGTATATTTAGATGCTAACCATCCGTTTGCTGGTAAAAATTTGATTTTTGAAGTAGAAGTTGTATCGATAAAATGA
- the nadE gene encoding NAD(+) synthase: MIKIEEIVSFIRKTLKENNFSGAVLGVSGGIDSAVVLGLLVKAIEKDKIKCFILPERDSPPDSVKDAILVCEKFGVNYEIKRISKILKALGIYSYYPPASLIPWNIRAKYAKKRWNSYSRHSNPYEMDVSGTEDSEFLKGISYYRAKHRVRMVYLYKEAELRNYAVIGTTNKTEFLTGLYVKWGDDSTDIEPIMHLYKTEVYELAKQLEVPEKIIKKPASPDLIPGLSDEEALGLSYNDIDRILKKLETNESLQEENPEKVAIVKRLYELGKVRNKIRNLSLLNEI, from the coding sequence ATGATAAAAATTGAAGAAATCGTAAGTTTCATTCGAAAAACACTAAAAGAAAACAATTTTTCAGGTGCTGTTTTAGGCGTTAGTGGGGGAATTGATTCAGCAGTTGTATTAGGTTTATTGGTAAAAGCTATAGAGAAAGATAAAATAAAGTGCTTTATATTACCTGAAAGAGATAGTCCGCCTGATAGTGTAAAAGATGCAATATTAGTGTGTGAAAAGTTTGGTGTAAATTATGAAATTAAAAGAATTTCAAAAATTTTGAAAGCTTTAGGTATATATAGTTACTATCCTCCAGCATCTTTGATTCCGTGGAATATTAGAGCCAAGTACGCTAAAAAGAGATGGAATAGTTATAGCCGACATTCTAATCCATATGAAATGGATGTTTCTGGTACAGAGGATTCTGAGTTTTTAAAAGGGATTTCTTATTATAGAGCCAAACATCGCGTTAGAATGGTTTATTTATACAAGGAAGCTGAACTTAGAAATTACGCAGTTATTGGTACAACGAATAAGACAGAATTTTTAACGGGGTTGTATGTAAAATGGGGTGATGATTCAACAGATATAGAGCCAATTATGCATCTTTATAAGACTGAAGTATATGAATTAGCAAAGCAACTGGAAGTGCCAGAAAAAATAATTAAAAAACCAGCTTCACCAGATTTAATTCCAGGATTAAGTGATGAAGAAGCGTTAGGGTTAAGTTATAATGATATTGATAGAATTTTAAAAAAGCTAGAGACTAACGAGAGTTTACAAGAAGAAAATCCGGAAAAAGTGGCTATCGTGAAAAGATTATATGAATTAGGAAAAGTAAGAAATAAAATTAGAAATTTAAGTTTGCTTAATGAAATTTAA
- the hrcA gene encoding heat-inducible transcriptional repressor HrcA — translation MRDLSERQKKILYCVVREYVKTGVPVSSKKVLETTNLDWSGATVRNDLRKLDYLGYIFQPHTSAGRIPTDKGLRFYVNEILKIRQETKKKGSSVDTTMNFPIGDLDKVIHGAAKLLATTVKGFVIIEKPSPMNLRIKRIVLTPVTSNFSIVNIITELGLTTVLPIQHSEIFNIDEIEHFLNKSLQAAFLSDFKLKLKEITERFSWAEGRLKEFIELSERIASEKYEDYIADGVFNLINAKRFDENKLKEIVRLSTSIDFYSQIFNLGEGIYIGKEHNLRNFEQYTVVIVPYFVGSREVGKIAVIFDKFGDYDKVFESIEYVVNRLTEYFTVVSRNVQ, via the coding sequence ATGAGGGATCTTTCTGAGCGACAGAAAAAGATCCTATATTGTGTTGTAAGAGAGTATGTAAAAACGGGTGTACCTGTAAGTTCAAAAAAAGTTTTAGAAACTACTAATCTTGATTGGAGTGGTGCTACGGTAAGAAACGATTTAAGAAAATTGGATTATTTAGGGTATATTTTTCAGCCTCATACATCAGCAGGGAGAATACCTACTGATAAAGGGCTAAGATTTTATGTCAATGAAATATTAAAAATAAGACAAGAGACAAAAAAGAAAGGTTCTTCCGTAGATACGACAATGAATTTTCCAATAGGAGATCTTGATAAAGTAATTCATGGAGCAGCAAAACTTCTTGCGACTACTGTAAAAGGTTTTGTGATTATTGAAAAACCTAGTCCAATGAATCTCAGAATTAAAAGAATTGTTTTGACCCCCGTTACTAGTAATTTTTCAATTGTGAATATTATCACAGAACTAGGATTAACTACAGTTTTGCCAATTCAACATTCAGAGATTTTTAACATAGATGAAATTGAACATTTCTTAAATAAAAGTTTGCAGGCTGCCTTTTTAAGCGATTTTAAACTGAAATTGAAAGAAATAACCGAAAGATTTTCTTGGGCTGAGGGAAGATTAAAAGAATTTATAGAATTATCTGAACGAATTGCTTCCGAAAAATACGAAGATTACATTGCTGATGGAGTATTTAATTTAATTAATGCAAAACGATTTGACGAAAATAAATTGAAAGAAATTGTGAGATTATCAACCTCTATAGATTTTTATTCTCAGATATTTAATTTAGGTGAAGGAATCTATATTGGGAAAGAACATAATCTGAGAAATTTTGAACAGTATACGGTAGTTATAGTGCCTTATTTTGTTGGTTCTAGAGAAGTAGGTAAAATTGCAGTGATTTTTGATAAATTCGGTGATTATGACAAGGTATTTGAAAGCATAGAATACGTTGTGAATAGATTAACTGAATATTTTACAGTTGTATCAAGAAACGTACAATAA
- the dnaJ gene encoding molecular chaperone DnaJ, whose amino-acid sequence MAKKDYYEILGVSRNATNEEIRKAYKQLIKKWHPDKHHENKREAEQKFKEIQEAYEVLSDPEKRAMYDRYGYVGDVPPNAEGFGGFGGFGGFEDIFRDFGDFINNDIFNIFFGNQRTSSRRKQKSPRRGEDINITVDISFEELFKGTTVPLEYDRYETCYHCKGEGIEPGSGWVTCPKCHGTGTVREERRTFLGVIVNQYTCNQCGGTGKIPGEVCHICGGNGRIKKRHKVEVKIPAGIEDGTVLRIAQGGNAGYYGGDYGDLYVHVRVIGTGGFIRKGRDLIKDLTIDYIDAILGTELTLKMPDGNEKKVKIPSGVQHGEEIYVYGEGLPDMRTGKRGDLILRIKVEIPRRVSRTEKKLLQEIAKIRGKI is encoded by the coding sequence ATGGCAAAAAAAGATTATTACGAAATATTAGGAGTTTCTCGCAATGCAACTAATGAAGAGATTCGTAAGGCATATAAACAATTGATAAAAAAATGGCATCCTGACAAACACCACGAGAATAAGAGGGAAGCGGAACAAAAATTTAAAGAGATACAAGAAGCTTATGAAGTATTGTCGGATCCTGAAAAAAGAGCAATGTATGATAGATATGGGTATGTAGGTGACGTTCCACCAAATGCAGAAGGTTTTGGCGGCTTTGGTGGTTTTGGTGGTTTTGAAGATATTTTTAGAGATTTCGGGGATTTTATTAATAATGATATTTTCAATATTTTTTTTGGGAATCAAAGGACTTCTTCAAGGAGGAAGCAGAAGTCTCCTAGAAGAGGTGAAGACATAAATATAACTGTTGATATATCATTTGAAGAGTTATTTAAGGGCACTACTGTTCCTCTAGAATATGATAGGTACGAAACATGTTATCATTGTAAAGGCGAAGGAATAGAACCCGGAAGTGGATGGGTTACTTGTCCAAAATGTCATGGTACAGGTACGGTGAGAGAAGAAAGAAGAACATTTTTGGGTGTAATAGTGAATCAATATACTTGTAATCAGTGTGGAGGAACTGGAAAAATTCCTGGGGAAGTTTGTCATATTTGTGGTGGTAATGGGCGAATAAAAAAAAGGCACAAAGTTGAGGTAAAAATCCCTGCAGGAATAGAAGATGGAACTGTTTTAAGAATAGCACAAGGTGGTAATGCTGGATACTATGGTGGAGATTATGGTGATTTATATGTTCATGTAAGAGTGATTGGTACAGGTGGCTTTATAAGAAAAGGAAGAGATCTAATAAAAGATTTAACTATTGATTATATTGATGCGATTTTAGGTACAGAACTAACTTTGAAAATGCCAGATGGGAACGAGAAAAAAGTGAAAATTCCTTCTGGCGTTCAACATGGAGAAGAAATATATGTCTATGGTGAAGGATTACCTGACATGAGAACGGGAAAAAGAGGAGATTTAATATTAAGGATTAAAGTTGAGATTCCTAGAAGAGTTTCGAGAACTGAGAAAAAATTACTGCAAGAAATTGCTAAGATAAGAGGGAAAATATGA
- a CDS encoding nucleotide exchange factor GrpE — MKKDLDSKKKTNEKNEVKVEKGQKVNNNEKKIKELKERIEELEKQLKDFENYARILKSQFENYKKDVAKEKEQITISTTGRIVEKFIPIIDDFKRAFVNAEEEIKNTKFFKGIELIYKNFMKVLKDLGLSELSVGEKFDPFEQEAVEKIMDEEKEEYTIIEVVEDGYKFRDRVIKPAKVKVTVKPRR; from the coding sequence ATGAAAAAAGATTTGGATAGCAAGAAAAAAACAAATGAAAAAAATGAAGTTAAGGTTGAAAAAGGCCAAAAAGTCAATAATAATGAAAAAAAGATAAAAGAACTAAAGGAAAGAATTGAGGAATTGGAAAAGCAATTAAAAGATTTTGAAAACTATGCGAGAATATTAAAATCACAATTTGAAAATTACAAAAAGGATGTTGCAAAAGAAAAGGAACAAATTACGATAAGTACTACTGGAAGAATAGTTGAGAAATTCATACCAATTATTGATGATTTCAAAAGAGCATTCGTAAATGCCGAAGAAGAAATCAAAAATACAAAGTTTTTTAAAGGCATTGAGTTGATATATAAAAATTTCATGAAAGTTCTTAAAGATTTAGGCTTAAGTGAGCTATCTGTAGGTGAAAAATTTGATCCATTTGAACAAGAGGCTGTAGAAAAAATAATGGACGAGGAAAAAGAAGAATATACGATTATTGAAGTTGTTGAAGATGGTTATAAATTCAGAGATAGAGTAATCAAACCTGCAAAAGTCAAAGTAACAGTCAAGCCTAGGAGGTGA
- a CDS encoding DHH family phosphoesterase: protein MQFSDLFKIVKQKKILHTTHINPDCDGIASIYWGINVFGGDYYIPKITLRTTKGLVKKLNLSDNQKKDFTDYDFVFIYDTEMKEHVNFIPKNKPYVLFDHHHMRDKEFIKNSLFSYISESSANVVNLYELSREFNIVLNDYVLFSFAIALYTDTIMFKTARKQEFVYFSKFLTNHRFEDITDTIYSEEINWKKFKKCLNKLEIIQLNNLNIGISDFESENIYYSFIESLFDVITLDVLIGILPQGLKIHMKKKHIQKIYHKLLIPLQKELNIKRFQGFWHNFFDYKKILEKLKEYDNS, encoded by the coding sequence ATGCAATTTAGTGACTTATTCAAAATTGTTAAACAAAAAAAGATACTCCATACAACACACATTAATCCTGATTGTGATGGTATAGCATCCATCTATTGGGGAATAAATGTATTTGGTGGGGATTATTATATCCCAAAAATAACCTTGAGAACTACCAAAGGACTTGTTAAAAAACTAAATTTAAGTGATAATCAAAAAAAAGATTTTACTGATTATGATTTTGTTTTCATCTATGATACCGAAATGAAAGAACATGTTAATTTTATTCCAAAAAACAAACCATACGTTCTATTTGATCACCATCATATGAGAGACAAAGAATTTATTAAAAACTCACTTTTTTCGTATATTTCAGAATCTAGCGCCAACGTTGTTAATTTATACGAATTGTCGAGAGAATTCAACATCGTTTTAAATGATTACGTCCTTTTTTCATTTGCAATTGCTTTATACACAGATACAATAATGTTTAAAACAGCAAGAAAGCAGGAATTTGTTTATTTTTCAAAATTTCTAACAAATCATAGATTTGAAGATATCACTGATACTATTTACTCAGAAGAAATCAATTGGAAAAAGTTTAAAAAGTGCTTAAACAAGTTAGAAATAATACAATTAAATAATTTAAATATAGGAATTTCAGACTTTGAATCTGAAAATATTTACTATTCTTTCATAGAAAGTTTATTTGATGTAATCACTTTAGATGTTCTTATTGGTATTCTACCTCAAGGTCTTAAAATCCACATGAAAAAAAAGCATATCCAAAAAATTTATCATAAACTACTTATTCCTCTCCAAAAAGAATTAAACATTAAAAGATTCCAAGGTTTTTGGCACAATTTCTTTGATTATAAAAAAATTTTAGAAAAACTAAAAGAATACGATAACTCGTAA
- a CDS encoding aldose epimerase family protein — protein MNKHTFGKVKKEFYGKTSKGISIFQYSLINAQGLIVKIINYGGIITNILIPNKFGKYQDIVLGFDTIEEYEKYNSKYFFGAIVGRYANRIAYGRFTIKGITYQLQLNDNGRPNSLHGGINGFHTKVFKASSHLTPEGPKLILKYRSPDGEEGFPGNLDIMTIYQLTNNNELSIDFYATTDKPTIVNFTQHSYFNLSGIGNIYNHLLQINANFYTPLNENLIPTGEIQSVKNTIYDFTTPIKLEEILKKKNYEYDINFVLNTSKHQPSLAARLQSLETGITLELYTTLPGLQLYTGNYLDNVKGKYGTIYKKHFGICLEPQFFPDSPNHPNFPNTILEPNEFFHHKIVYKFIFK, from the coding sequence TTGAACAAACACACTTTTGGTAAAGTAAAAAAAGAATTTTATGGTAAAACTTCCAAAGGAATTTCTATATTTCAATATTCACTCATTAATGCACAAGGACTAATAGTTAAGATCATCAACTATGGTGGCATTATTACCAATATCTTAATTCCAAACAAATTTGGAAAATATCAAGATATCGTTCTTGGCTTTGATACTATAGAAGAATACGAAAAATACAATTCAAAATACTTTTTTGGTGCTATAGTTGGAAGATATGCAAATAGAATTGCATATGGAAGATTTACTATTAAAGGAATAACTTATCAACTTCAATTGAACGACAATGGAAGGCCTAATTCTTTACATGGTGGTATAAATGGTTTTCACACCAAAGTTTTTAAGGCTAGTTCGCATCTTACTCCAGAGGGTCCTAAATTAATCTTAAAATATAGAAGCCCTGATGGTGAGGAAGGATTCCCGGGTAATCTAGACATAATGACAATTTATCAATTAACAAATAATAATGAGTTATCAATTGACTTTTATGCAACAACCGATAAACCAACTATAGTGAACTTTACTCAACATAGTTATTTTAATTTATCCGGAATAGGAAATATATACAACCATTTACTGCAAATAAATGCAAATTTTTATACCCCCTTAAACGAGAATTTAATCCCAACAGGTGAAATTCAATCTGTAAAAAACACTATATATGACTTTACAACTCCGATAAAGCTCGAAGAAATTCTCAAAAAAAAGAATTACGAATATGACATTAATTTTGTATTAAATACCTCAAAACATCAACCATCATTAGCTGCTCGCTTACAATCATTAGAAACAGGTATAACGCTTGAATTATATACAACCTTACCGGGTTTACAATTATATACTGGTAACTATCTCGACAATGTTAAAGGCAAATATGGGACAATCTATAAAAAACATTTTGGAATATGCCTCGAACCTCAATTTTTCCCCGATTCACCTAATCATCCAAATTTTCCAAATACTATTCTTGAACCTAATGAATTTTTTCATCACAAAATAGTATATAAATTCATATTCAAATAA